From Salvia splendens isolate huo1 chromosome 3, SspV2, whole genome shotgun sequence, a single genomic window includes:
- the LOC121797249 gene encoding RNA polymerase sigma factor sigF, chloroplastic-like, with product MEAGRSLVSSPLQFTHRTHLRNRSPSSSVLLLHEQVTPALTSPSTTVLIQNQRNDSRSLLCLKENAFQKTLDRQLGHVSSSHDGSDDVDPNQHENDIEIQLLRRPELWYLLASLQKRDTSFPLTSDSNTSKSIDSTVLEADHVVSLAREAFSACKKAMSIAKQAKFFEVDVYDSCSLRGLVGDPMRRTVRSTRLLERKTKKRRVPKPKVEFQETNHHRKPGSHKKVDTRFDPNDPLRLFLGGPETTELLTATEEAELITKIQDLMKLQEVKTRLHAQSSSEPTIVEWAAAAGISCRYLKLQIHIGTSSRQKLIYANFRMVVHIAKKYQGRGLNLQDLMQEGSLGLMKSVEKFKPQAGCRFATYAYWWIRQSIRKALFQHSRTIRLPENVYGLLSKVYEAKKTCIQQGNHTPSREDIAACAGISVERMEKLLSSARVPLSMQQPVWMDQTTTFQEITADTTIDVPDVGVSKQLMRQHVRNLLSVLNPRERKIIRSRFGIKDGNQKTLSEIGAGFGLSKERVRQLESRALYKLRQCLNSHGLEAYTDMLI from the exons ATGGAGGCAGGAAGGAGCTTGGTTTCTTCTCCACTTCAATTTACTCACAGAACCCATCTCAGGAACCGTTCCCCCTCCTCTTCAG TTTTGCTGCTGCATGAACAAGTAACCCCAGCTCTTACCTCTCCGTCAACTACAGTTCTTATTCAGAATCAGCGCAATGATAGCAGGTCATTGCTATGTTTAAAAGAAAACGCATTTCAG AAAACACTTGATAGGCAACTTGGACATGTATCTTCATCTCATGATGGAAGTGACGATGTTGATCCTAATCAGCATGAAAATGACATTGAGATCCAGTTGCTACGCAGGCCAGAATTATGGTATTT ATTGGCATCCTTACAGAAAAGGGACACTTCATTTCCTTTGACATCTGATTCCAATACAAGTAAAAGCATAGATTCAACTGTCTTAGAAGCCGATCATGTTGTTTCACTTGCAAGAGAAGCCTTTTCAGCATGCAAAAAGGCAATGTCAATTGCTAAACAAGCAAAATTTTTTGAAGTTGATGTTTACGATTCTTGTAGTTTAAG AGGTTTGGTCGGTGATCCTATGCGCAGAACTGTGAGGTCTACTCGTTTGCTGGAGAGGAAAACAAAGAAGAGGAGGGTACCTAAGCCAAAAGTTGAGTTTCAGGAGACTAATCATCACAGGAAACCAGGATCACATAAAAAGGTTGATACTAGATTTGATCCCAACGATCCTCTTAGGCTCTTTCTAGGGGGACCGGAAACAACAGAACTTTTGACTGCAACAGAAGAGGCAGAGTTAATAACTAAGATACAG GATTTAATGAAATTGCAAGAAGTGAAAACTCGACTTCATGCTCAGTCCTCCAGTGAACCTACAATAGTGGAGTGGGCAGCAGCTGCTGGGATTAGTTGTCGGTACTTGAAGTTGCAGATTCACATTGGAACCAGCAGTCGACAAAAGTTAATCTATGCCAATTTCCGCATGGTTGTTCACATTGCTAAGAAGTACCAAGGGCGTGGGCTTAACCttcaggatctcatgcag GAGGGAAGCTTGGGTCTAATGAAGAGTGTAGAGAAATTCAAGCCTCAAGCGGGTTGCAGATTTGCTACTTATGCATATTGGTGGATAAGGCAATCGATTAGGAAAGCGCTATTTCAGCATTCGAGGACAATCCGCCTACCA GAGAATGTTTATGGCCTTCTCTCGAAGGTGTACGAAGCGAAGAAAACATGCATCCAACAAGGCAACCACACCCCTTCTAGAGAAGACATAGCAGCATGTGCTGGAATATCGGTCGAGAGAATGGAGAAATTGCTATCCAGTGCTAGAGTGCCTCTTTCCATGCAACAGCCCGTGTGGATGGACCAAACTACCACATTTCAG GAAATCACTGCAGACACTACTATTGATGTCCCGGATGTGGGCGTATCGAAGCAGCTGATGAGGCAACATGTTCGGAATCTCTTGAGTGTGCTCAACCCTAGGGAGAGGAAGATCATCCGGTCCAGATTTGGCATCAAAGATGGAAATCAGAAAACCCTGTCTGAAATTGGAGCCGGATTTGGATTATCGAAGGAGAGAGTTAGACAACTGGAGAGTCGAGCACTGTACAAGCTCAGACAGTGTCTAAACAGCCACGGGCTTGAAGCTTATACAGATATGCTCATCTAG